Genomic window (Pirellulales bacterium):
TTTGCACTCACCGTGGCAGTGACAGGTTACCACCGCTGGCAGGCGGCGAAATCAGGCGAAAGAATTTCACGACGAGACGAGGGCCGCCTTCTTTGCTTCGCGATTCGTTTGAGCGGCCTGGCGCTGTTTGCGACGGCGTTGGCCTACCTGGCCAACCCCGATCTGGTCGAATGGGCGGCGCTGCCCCTACCGCACTCTGTTCGCTGGTCGGGCACGGCGATCGCGGCGCTTGCCATCGGCCTGCTTTATTGGACCTTGAATGCCCTGGGCACGAATCTCACGGATACGGTCGTAACCCGGCGCAAC
Coding sequences:
- a CDS encoding isoprenylcysteine carboxylmethyltransferase family protein; the encoded protein is MIGELSFRIALAVVFALTVAVTGYHRWQAAKSGERISRRDEGRLLCFAIRLSGLALFATALAYLANPDLVEWAALPLPHSVRWSGTAIAALAIGLLYWTLNALGTNLTDTVVTRRNHTLVTTGPYRWVRHPFYVATLWLVVASSLLAANSFMAVVGTAVFVLLAVRVSIEERKLAERFGDEYLAYQARTGRFVPRLR